A genome region from Nitrospira sp. includes the following:
- a CDS encoding 3-deoxy-7-phosphoheptulonate synthase, translating into MTRPIDNQHVIEIKPLPSPRDVKTNLPISDEVSELVFQTRQAIRNILHGRDMDRLIVIVGPCSIHDADAAYEYADRLKPVADAVRDKLLIVMRTYFEKPRTTVGWKGLINDPQLDGTCDITQGIQLARTILLNINGKGLPCATELLDPVTPQYIADLLSWTAIGARTTESQIHREMASGLSMPVGFKNGTEGSLQVAINAMITSRSPHHFVGVNADGITSIIKTTGNPDHHIVLRGGGGRTNYSVEDIARAETAVASEGLARGVMVDCSHDNSGKNHQRQVEVAGEVLKQFQQGRRSIMGLMLESHLQGGRQSWDPNKALTYGMSITDSCLAWSDTEALLYGMAESLATRSV; encoded by the coding sequence ATGACCAGGCCGATCGATAACCAGCACGTCATTGAGATTAAACCGCTCCCCTCGCCGCGCGATGTCAAAACCAACCTGCCGATCAGCGACGAGGTGTCCGAGTTGGTCTTCCAGACGCGGCAGGCGATCCGGAACATCCTGCACGGCCGTGACATGGACCGGCTCATCGTGATCGTCGGCCCTTGCTCCATTCATGATGCCGATGCCGCCTACGAGTATGCCGACCGCCTCAAACCGGTGGCCGACGCCGTCCGCGACAAACTCCTGATCGTCATGCGCACCTACTTTGAAAAGCCCCGCACCACGGTGGGCTGGAAGGGCCTGATCAACGATCCTCAGCTGGATGGCACCTGCGACATTACTCAAGGTATTCAACTGGCCCGGACCATTCTCTTGAACATCAACGGCAAAGGCCTCCCCTGTGCCACGGAATTGCTCGACCCGGTCACGCCACAATACATCGCCGACCTGTTGAGCTGGACCGCGATCGGCGCACGGACGACTGAAAGCCAAATCCATCGCGAGATGGCCAGCGGCCTCTCGATGCCCGTCGGATTCAAGAACGGAACGGAAGGCAGCCTGCAAGTCGCCATCAACGCCATGATCACCAGCCGGAGCCCGCACCATTTTGTCGGCGTCAATGCCGACGGCATCACCTCCATCATCAAAACCACCGGCAACCCCGATCATCATATCGTGCTGCGCGGCGGCGGCGGACGCACGAACTATAGCGTCGAGGATATCGCCCGCGCAGAAACGGCGGTGGCCAGCGAAGGCCTGGCCCGCGGCGTGATGGTGGACTGCTCGCACGACAATTCCGGCAAGAACCACCAACGCCAGGTGGAAGTCGCCGGCGAAGTCCTCAAGCAATTCCAGCAAGGCCGTCGTTCCATCATGGGCCTCATGTTGGAAAGTCACCTGCAAGGTGGCCGGCAAAGCTGGGATCCCAACAAGGCCCTCACCTACGGCATGTCGATCACCGACTCCTGCCTGGCCTGGAGCGACACCGAAGCCTTGCTCTATGGCATGGCCGAATCGCTCGCCACGCGCTCCGTGTAG
- a CDS encoding TonB-dependent receptor, translated as MMVSCRALCQLCLGLILSVVAFGAVSGYAQEPAGRPSQTIVGVVQHQDLRRVGQATVEVKDQEGSLVGTAVANEAGEFAVDIPAAGTYSVSAVQETYRSEYAIVKAGAASLAPIVLTLSQTKEIALEVVSPLAPIQYKASSETYALSRKEIEALPRGNNNELQDVLLTIPSAVYGSLKQVHIRQDHANLQLRVDGVPIPDTVSSTFSDVISPRAWERADIILGGMEAQYGNKAAAVLDITTKSGTKPSFGSMQVMGGSNQTINPSMEYGGTIGEKFRFYILNSHTATNRGIEPPTLGHSIFHGQSERNQTFIRGDYQHDNRNNFTWLFLNSVAKYQIPTQPGLDLDPSGQMLPLLQAGRPGFTPVASQALNEFQKENNQYGHMVWRHDVNANNFFSLAGYMRHTRATFKTDPLNVLAYTADPTGPFSASDQDRNAYSTGLRLDYTYVHSPQHLIKAGFQIDRTQSVNKTRLFTFADDGAGNPTGDLLSLNADNRQIGYRQEFWIQDQWTPNERWTFNLGLRGDAVQYLRNEGQVSPRVGVSYKYDPSNVFHVFYGRMFTPPNLEAISFAKLNTAGTRAQPDDTTNNTVRAERAHYFEVGSYHALNRYATLQFTGWYKLSNFLSDAGQFGTTPLLNYFAFERGWQRGMDAALKLQLTENLTARGNVAWGQCKGYGLQSGHFLLEAKEIADINSRGGVFCDHMQTLTSSAIMTYRFLERTTVTGQMLFASGLRTAENEEAKTNSTHSPSYTIYNVSIAHVFPLPWEGQKFLLGFDIINLFDQQYYINQGEGSIGLGVAHAGMPRSFFFRGQWFF; from the coding sequence ATGATGGTGTCGTGTCGTGCCCTGTGTCAGCTGTGTCTCGGACTCATCTTGAGTGTCGTTGCGTTCGGGGCCGTGTCTGGCTACGCGCAGGAACCAGCGGGTCGGCCATCACAGACCATCGTCGGAGTGGTTCAACATCAGGATCTGCGCCGTGTCGGTCAAGCCACCGTTGAGGTAAAGGATCAGGAAGGGAGCCTGGTCGGGACAGCGGTAGCCAATGAGGCGGGAGAGTTTGCCGTGGACATTCCGGCGGCGGGCACCTATTCCGTCAGCGCCGTGCAGGAGACCTATCGTAGCGAGTATGCCATCGTGAAGGCGGGGGCTGCGTCTCTCGCGCCCATCGTGCTCACCCTGTCGCAGACGAAGGAGATTGCACTCGAGGTGGTCTCACCGCTCGCGCCCATTCAGTACAAGGCCTCCAGCGAAACCTATGCGCTGAGTCGCAAGGAGATCGAGGCGTTGCCGCGAGGAAATAACAACGAGCTGCAGGATGTACTCCTCACGATTCCGAGTGCGGTCTACGGATCGCTCAAGCAGGTGCATATCCGTCAAGACCATGCCAATCTTCAATTGCGGGTCGACGGTGTGCCGATTCCAGACACCGTCTCGTCCACCTTCTCGGATGTGATCAGCCCCCGGGCCTGGGAGCGGGCGGACATCATCCTGGGCGGTATGGAAGCCCAATATGGGAACAAGGCGGCGGCCGTCCTGGACATTACGACAAAAAGCGGGACCAAGCCGTCGTTCGGGTCGATGCAGGTCATGGGCGGGTCGAATCAGACGATTAATCCATCGATGGAATACGGCGGCACCATCGGCGAAAAGTTTCGGTTCTATATCTTGAACAGCCACACGGCCACCAACCGTGGCATTGAGCCGCCGACGCTCGGTCATTCGATTTTCCACGGACAGAGCGAACGCAATCAGACGTTCATCCGTGGCGACTATCAGCACGACAATAGAAACAATTTCACCTGGCTGTTCTTGAACTCTGTGGCCAAGTATCAGATTCCGACGCAACCGGGCCTGGACCTGGATCCGAGCGGGCAGATGTTGCCGCTGCTGCAGGCCGGGCGGCCCGGCTTCACTCCGGTCGCCTCACAGGCGCTCAATGAATTCCAAAAGGAAAATAACCAGTACGGCCACATGGTGTGGCGGCATGATGTGAACGCGAACAATTTTTTCAGTCTCGCGGGATACATGCGTCATACGCGCGCCACGTTTAAGACCGACCCGCTGAACGTGCTGGCCTACACGGCCGACCCTACGGGGCCTTTTTCGGCGTCCGATCAGGATCGGAACGCCTATTCGACGGGCCTGCGTCTCGATTATACCTACGTGCATAGTCCTCAACACCTCATCAAAGCCGGGTTCCAAATCGACCGGACCCAATCAGTGAACAAGACGCGGCTGTTCACCTTTGCCGACGATGGGGCGGGGAATCCAACGGGAGACCTACTCAGCCTGAATGCCGACAACCGCCAGATCGGGTATCGCCAGGAGTTTTGGATTCAAGACCAATGGACACCCAATGAACGGTGGACGTTCAACCTCGGGCTCCGCGGTGACGCCGTCCAATACTTGCGGAACGAAGGGCAGGTCAGCCCGCGCGTTGGTGTGAGCTACAAGTACGACCCCTCGAACGTGTTTCACGTCTTTTATGGTCGCATGTTCACGCCGCCGAATCTGGAAGCCATTTCCTTTGCGAAGCTGAACACCGCCGGCACGCGGGCCCAGCCGGATGACACGACGAACAATACCGTGCGGGCCGAGCGGGCACACTACTTCGAGGTCGGCAGTTACCATGCGCTGAACCGGTATGCCACGTTGCAATTCACCGGCTGGTACAAGCTCAGCAATTTCCTATCCGATGCGGGACAGTTTGGCACGACGCCGTTGTTGAACTACTTTGCCTTCGAGCGGGGGTGGCAGCGGGGCATGGACGCGGCGTTGAAACTGCAATTGACCGAGAATCTCACGGCGCGCGGCAATGTGGCCTGGGGGCAATGTAAGGGGTATGGGTTGCAGTCCGGGCATTTCCTCCTGGAGGCGAAGGAAATTGCGGACATCAATTCACGGGGCGGCGTGTTCTGCGATCACATGCAGACCCTGACGAGTTCGGCGATTATGACGTATCGGTTCCTGGAGCGGACCACGGTGACGGGGCAGATGTTGTTCGCGTCAGGATTACGGACGGCGGAAAACGAAGAGGCCAAAACCAACTCCACGCACAGCCCTTCGTACACCATCTACAATGTCTCGATCGCCCATGTGTTTCCGTTGCCTTGGGAGGGACAGAAGTTCCTGCTCGGCTTCGACATCATCAACCTGTTCGATCAGCAGTATTATATCAATCAGGGAGAGGGCAGCATCGGGTTGGGGGTCGCCCATGCGGGGAT